In Cryptomeria japonica chromosome 10, Sugi_1.0, whole genome shotgun sequence, a genomic segment contains:
- the LOC131039439 gene encoding pentatricopeptide repeat-containing protein At2g13600 codes for MAYFLHHSRLPALILIRQFIYHTPRNSIVSVSALEKGRIRKKPKSHSKSSAAVSVSSRESRLREAIDVLNVMDKQGIMINTETYASLIKLCTDMKALNEGKQVHTHMENSGINIPYSLETKLVSMYIKCASLEDARQVFDRMRKRTLYLWSSMIGGYSRQGIYEEVFNLYKQMLAKRLEPDRSVFVWVLKACSQQVGFLEQGKKVHNDAVRFGLESDVLVGNEVIDMYGKCGDLKNAHQVFDRMSERDAMSWTIIIGVCVRKGCAGESFELLRRMQAEGLRANLECLLTIIPLCANLGALTQGKEIHGYIVRGEFEENVSVGRVLVDMYAKCGNIRNARRLFGKMPQRDAVLWNVMVATCAQNGHHKEAQELFHQMQAEGIEPDLISWNSIIAVCVQNGEGGDALKLFCQMQQVSVRPNSITVASILPACAQLVALQQGKEIHAHIFRNGVKSDVAGTTALVDMYAKCGHLEYARRVFEKALGRDTITWNTMIGAYAMHGHGDKAFELFYEMQLAGVKPNNATFAGVLSACNHADMVDEAGYLFNSMDQEYQIKPDADHFASMVDLLSRAGRFNELNDLMKKKQIEPDASA; via the coding sequence ATGGCATACTTCTTACACCACAGCAGGTTGCCAGCCTTAATACTAATAAGACAATTCATTTATCATACTCCAAGGAATAGCATTGTTAGTGTTTCCGCCTTGGAAAAAGGACGAATCCGAAAGAAACCCAAATCACACTCCAAATCCTCTGCTGCAGTGTCCGTTTCGTCCAGAGAAAGTCGGCTGAGGGAAGCCATTGACGTTCTGAATGTCATGGATAAGCAAGGTATAATGATTAATACCGAGACATATGCTTCTCTTATCAAGCTTTGTACAGACATGAAAGCACTCAACGAAGGCAAGCAAGTCCATACCCACATGGAAAACAGCGGAATTAATATACCCTACTCTTTGGAAACCAAACTTGTTAGCATGTACATAAAGTGTGCAAGTTTGGAGGATGCGCGTCAAGTGTTTGACAGAATGCGTAAACGAACTCTGTACTTGTGGAGTTCAATGATTGGAGGATATTCTAGGCAGGGAATCTATGAGGAAGTCTTTAATTTATACAAGCAAATGCTAGCAAAGAGATTGGAGCCTGACAGGTCCGTGTTTGTTTGGGTTCTTAAGGCGTGTTCCCAACAAGTGGGGTTTTTGGAACAGGGGAAGAAAGTTCACAATGATGCTGTTAGATTTGGGCTTGAATCAGATGTTCTGGTAGGCAATGAAGTTATTGACATGTATGGGAAATGTGGGGATTTAAAAAACGCACACCAGGTGTTTGACAGAATGTCAGAGAGAGATGCAATGTCTTGGACAATTATTATTGGAGTTTGTGTTCGGAAAGGCTGTGCTGGAGAAAGTTTTGAGCTCTTGAGAAGAATGCAAGCAGAAGGTTTGAGGGCCAATTTAGAATGTTTATTGACAATTATCCCATTGTGCGCCAACTTGGGAGCTTTAACTCAAGGAAAGGAGATTCATGGTTATATAGTTAGAGGTGAGTTTGAGGAAAACGTTTCTGTGGGGAGGGttctagtagacatgtatgctaaATGTGGGAACATAAGGAATGCTCGTAGATTGTttggcaaaatgcctcaaagagatgcgGTTTTGTGGaatgttatggttgcaacttgtgcTCAGAATGGACATCACAAGGAGGCGCAGGAACTCTTTCATCAAATGCAAGCTGAGGGAATTGAGCCTGATTTGATTTCCTGGAACTCGATAATTGCAGTATGTGTGCAAAATGGAGAGGGGGGTGATGCTCTCAAACTGTTTTGTCAAATGCAGCAGGTAAGTGTGAGGCCGAACTCGATTACTGTTGCTAGTATCCTGCCCGCATGTGCTCAGCTAGTGGCTTTGCAACAGGGAAAAGAAATTCATGCTCACATTTTCAGAAATGGGGTTAAGTCCGATGTGGCCGGGACAACTGCTCttgtagatatgtatgcaaaatgtgggcaTCTTGAGTATGCTCGCAGGGTGTTTGAGAAAGCATTGGGAAGAGATACAATAACATGGAATACAATGATAGGGGCATATGCTATGCATGGACATGGAGATAAAGCTTTTGAACTCTTTTATGAAATGCAACTTGCAGGAGTGAAACCAAACAATGCTACATTTGCTGGTGTTCTTTCCGCTTGCAATCATGCAGACATGGTCGATGAAGCCGGGTATTTGTTCAATTCCATGGATCAAGAATATCAAATTAAGCCTGATGCCGATCATTTTGCAAGCATGGTTGACCTGCTTAGCCGTGCAGGTCGCTTCAATGAGTTGAATGATTTGATGAAGAAGAAGCAAATAGAACCCGATGCAAGTGCATAG